One window of Camelina sativa cultivar DH55 chromosome 4, Cs, whole genome shotgun sequence genomic DNA carries:
- the LOC104780199 gene encoding transcription factor WER-like produces MLDWGVQGHHQKHDHDPYQQQQQQQGCRKGPWTLEEDKLLAEYVTTHGEGRWSTVAKCAGLNRSGKSCRLRWVNYLRPGLKRGQITPQEEGIILELHSLWGNKWSTIARYLPGRTDNEIKNYWRTHYKKKEKSSSKQEKVKRSRSRKKEVELKPQPQPQPQSHPFQPVSRDHMNLGNEQNIASSLYYPTSVFNDQFSMPQSVAATSSDHSMIDESHLWGNLWNLNDDDLHGFGDGSGQRIPADLSEKFPDGGIEAPSCGSGDYSYTGFYMGGYIF; encoded by the exons ATGCTTGATTGGGGAGTTCAAGGCCATCATCAAAAGCATGATCATGATccttatcaacaacaacaacaacaacaaggatgTAGAAAGGGACCATGGACACTTGAAGAAGACAAGCTTCTCGCAGAGTATGTTACTACGCATGGTGAAGGAAGATGGAGCACTGTTGCTAAGTGTGCAG GGTTGAATAGAAGTGGTAAGAGCTGTAGACTAAGGTGGGTGAACTACTTGAGGCCAGGACTTAAGAGAGGACAAATCACTCCTCAAGAAGAAGGAATCATCCTTGAACTTCATTCCCTTTGGGGTAACAA gtggTCTACAATCGCAAGATATTTACCAGGACGAACAGATAATGAGATTAAAAACTATTGGAGAACACattacaagaaaaaggaaaaatcatcTTCGAAGcaagaaaaagttaaaagatcTCGATCCCGGAAAAAAGAAGTAGAACTgaaaccacaaccacaaccacaacctcAAAGTCACCCCTTTCAGCCAGTGTCCCGAGACCACATGAATCTCGGCAACGAGCAAAACATAGCTTCCTCTTTGTATTACCCGACTAGTGTCTTCAATGACCAATTCTCTATGCCACAAAGTGTTGCAGCAACCTCATCCGACCACTCTATGATCGATGAAAGTCACCTGTGGGGCAACTTGTGGAATCTAAACGACGATGATCTGCATGGTTTTGGTGATGGCTCAGGACAGAGGATACCTGCAGATTTATCTGAGAAGTTTCCCGATGGTGGAATCGAGGCCCCGTCGTGTGGATCAGGGGATTATAGTTATACTGGCTTTTACATGGGtggttatattttttaa